A single Triticum dicoccoides isolate Atlit2015 ecotype Zavitan chromosome 2A, WEW_v2.0, whole genome shotgun sequence DNA region contains:
- the LOC119357761 gene encoding uncharacterized protein LOC119357761: CGNAEDRAQWNASLEKDLVDLLCEHDTPEHKGQNGWSSEAWNTIVKKFHQKNPYARYEKKKIQEKEKELKREYKMIKEIRKQSGVSWDDRQCRILADPPLWKNIIISHPKAGKFKTKGFPLFEALGELHDGQTAEGTYNFTSIESSHCSTQSDLENLGGAGKNQGETSADGENLGGERVQIDEDVKEVYVQENIDVEPDQTQPNLATAPSRNGEEKEPKRRRGANGDVAAMMEKYLEIRTKQVEDERNKPRVVDEYSIKTALIC; this comes from the exons CCTTGAGAAAGATCTTGTGGACTTGCTTTGTGAGCATGATACACCTGAACATAAGGGTCAAAATGGATGGAGCTCAGAAGCATGGAATACGATAGTGAAGAAATTCCACCAAAAGAATCCTTATGCTAGGTACGAGAAGAAGAAAAtccaagaaaaggaaaaagagttGAAAAGAGAATACAAGATGATCAAAGAGATAAGGAAGCAAAGCGGCGTTTCATGGGACGACCGGCAGTGCAGGATTCTAGCGGATCCACCACTTTGGAAAAACATCATCATA TCACACCCTAAAGCTGGAAAGTTCAAGACAAAAGGCTTCCCTCTTTTTGAAGCTTTGGGAGAATTGCATGATG GCCAAACTGCAGAAGGGACATATAACTTCACCTCTATCGAGTCATCACATTGCTCAACCCAATCAGATCTCGAGAATcttggaggagctggcaagaatcAAGGAGAAACATCAGCTGATGGTGAGAATCTTGGAGGAGAAAGGGTGCAGATCGATGAAGATGTTAAGGAGGTTTACGTGCAAGAAAACATTGATGTGGAGCCCGACCAAACTCAACCAAATTTGGCTACTGCACCCTCAAGAAATGGTGAAGAGAAAGAACcaaagagaaggaggggggcgaatGGTGATGTGGCTGCAATGATGGAGAAGTACTTGGAAATAAGGACGAAGCAGGTGGAGGATGAGAGGAATAAGCCAAGGGTCGTGGATGAGTACTCTATCAAAACTGCATTGATCTGCTGA